From Pedobacter indicus, a single genomic window includes:
- the gdhA gene encoding NADP-specific glutamate dehydrogenase, whose product MSRTFNAFIKNISNKNPNEPEFIQAVTEVAEDLIPYIEEKCPEYTDYRILERLSEPERVVSFRVCWVDDKGKIQINRGYRVQMNSLIGPYKGGLRFSPSVNLSVLKFLAFEQIFKNSLTGLPLGGGKGGADFDPRNKSDNEIMRFCQSFMTELSKHIGPNLDVPAGDIGVGEREIGFLFGQYKRIKNEFTGILTGKGQDFGGSLIRPEATGYGLLYFVEKMLYEKNLSLKGKTITVSGSGNVAQYAAIKAIHMGAKVITVSNSDGVLYDKDGFTIDKVHFIGKLKAKGSRDFKEYTKLYNSTFTPGKKPWIYPCDIALPCATENELDAADARFLIKNGCFCIAEGANMPCTSEALKVIQKSSIAYAPGKAANAGGVAVSGLEMSQNRIGQCWSEEKVDNKLKHIMHQIHDTCIHYGKEESGKVNYLKGANIGGFIKIAKAMVAQGIV is encoded by the coding sequence ATGTCAAGAACATTTAATGCATTCATAAAAAACATTAGTAATAAAAATCCTAATGAACCAGAGTTTATACAAGCAGTTACTGAGGTTGCCGAGGATCTAATTCCCTATATTGAAGAAAAATGTCCTGAATATACTGACTACAGAATCTTAGAACGTTTAAGCGAACCTGAACGTGTAGTAAGTTTCCGTGTATGCTGGGTGGATGATAAAGGAAAAATTCAAATTAATCGCGGGTATCGGGTTCAGATGAATAGTCTGATTGGCCCTTATAAAGGTGGACTGAGATTTTCGCCGTCTGTGAATTTGAGCGTTTTGAAATTCCTAGCTTTCGAACAAATATTTAAAAATAGTCTGACTGGTTTGCCTTTAGGCGGCGGTAAAGGCGGTGCAGATTTTGACCCAAGAAATAAGTCTGACAATGAAATAATGCGATTTTGTCAGAGTTTTATGACGGAACTATCAAAGCATATTGGTCCGAATCTCGATGTTCCCGCTGGCGATATCGGTGTTGGTGAGCGTGAAATTGGTTTTCTTTTCGGACAGTATAAACGGATAAAAAATGAATTTACGGGCATTTTAACCGGTAAAGGTCAGGATTTTGGCGGCAGCTTAATTCGACCTGAAGCAACCGGTTACGGGCTGTTATACTTTGTGGAGAAAATGCTTTATGAGAAGAATCTATCCTTAAAGGGGAAAACAATAACAGTTTCGGGAAGTGGAAATGTAGCGCAGTACGCGGCTATTAAGGCGATTCATATGGGGGCAAAAGTAATTACTGTTTCTAATAGTGATGGAGTCTTATATGATAAAGATGGCTTTACAATTGATAAGGTTCACTTTATTGGTAAATTAAAAGCGAAAGGTTCTAGAGATTTTAAAGAATATACAAAGTTGTATAATTCGACATTTACGCCGGGAAAAAAACCGTGGATTTATCCGTGTGACATCGCTCTTCCTTGTGCGACAGAGAATGAGCTTGATGCTGCAGATGCTAGGTTTTTAATAAAAAATGGTTGTTTCTGCATAGCTGAAGGTGCTAATATGCCTTGTACTTCTGAAGCGTTAAAGGTCATTCAAAAGTCTTCGATAGCCTATGCACCCGGGAAAGCTGCTAATGCTGGTGGTGTCGCGGTGTCAGGTTTAGAAATGTCGCAGAATAGAATTGGCCAATGTTGGTCGGAAGAAAAAGTTGATAACAAATTGAAGCATATAATGCATCAGATTCACGATACTTGTATTCATTACGGGAAAGAAGAAAGTGGAAAAGTTAACTATTTGAAAGGTGCAAATATTGGTGGCTTTATTAAAATTGCTAAAGCAATGGTAGCCCAAGGAATTGTCTAA
- a CDS encoding DUF6580 family putative transport protein: protein MSIEKFNIRTWAVLAIIIAFAALRGLSPESFGNWANFTPVGAIALFGGVYLKNKWQAFLIPLAVLLASDLFLNYAYFGKFTLYYEGIAWVYLSFALIVLLGKTVKTVKPTSIFLSALGAVLIHWIVADIGVWLNNPAYEQNLSGFLHCLVLAIPFEKNFLGGTLLYSAVMFGGFELLKSYIPRIAIAK from the coding sequence ATGTCTATCGAAAAATTTAATATCCGAACATGGGCTGTCTTAGCCATTATTATTGCTTTCGCTGCTCTGAGAGGTTTAAGCCCCGAAAGCTTCGGTAACTGGGCTAACTTTACGCCAGTAGGAGCAATTGCTCTCTTTGGAGGTGTTTATCTCAAAAATAAATGGCAGGCATTTTTAATACCCTTAGCGGTATTGCTTGCTTCTGATTTGTTTCTGAACTATGCCTATTTCGGAAAATTTACACTGTATTATGAAGGTATTGCTTGGGTTTATTTGAGTTTTGCCTTAATAGTTTTGTTAGGGAAAACTGTAAAAACCGTTAAACCCACGTCAATTTTTTTATCAGCTTTAGGGGCTGTACTTATCCATTGGATAGTAGCTGATATCGGTGTTTGGTTAAATAATCCGGCATACGAGCAAAATCTTTCCGGCTTCTTACATTGTTTAGTTTTGGCAATCCCTTTTGAAAAGAATTTCTTAGGCGGGACGTTATTATATAGTGCCGTGATGTTTGGAGGGTTTGAACTTTTAAAATCTTATATACCAAGAATCGCGATAGCGAAATAA
- the rnhA gene encoding ribonuclease HI, with protein sequence MIQIFTDGASSGNPGPGGFGVILRKGTHYKEISGGFRKTTNNRMELLAVIIGLEALKNLDQEVTVFTDSKYIIDAVEKRWLDGWIRKGFAGKKNKDLWMRFYSIYRQHRVRFVWIKGHAGHPENERCDAMAVQASKDKAKWEIDSVFEAEQVK encoded by the coding sequence ATGATTCAAATTTTTACAGATGGTGCTTCAAGCGGGAATCCAGGTCCTGGCGGTTTTGGTGTAATACTAAGAAAGGGTACACATTATAAAGAAATATCAGGCGGGTTCAGAAAGACAACGAATAACAGAATGGAGCTTCTGGCTGTTATCATCGGGTTGGAGGCACTTAAAAATTTAGATCAAGAAGTTACAGTTTTTACAGATTCCAAATACATTATTGATGCGGTAGAAAAAAGGTGGTTGGATGGCTGGATAAGAAAAGGTTTCGCGGGAAAGAAAAACAAAGATTTGTGGATGAGGTTTTATTCCATCTACAGACAGCACCGTGTTCGTTTTGTTTGGATTAAAGGTCACGCAGGTCACCCTGAGAATGAACGTTGTGATGCCATGGCTGTACAGGCTTCGAAAGACAAAGCAAAATGGGAGATTGACTCCGTCTTTGAAGCAGAGCAAGTCAAATAG
- the lysA gene encoding diaminopimelate decarboxylase produces the protein MLDNNLIKVFEKQQTPFYYYDVDLLERTLDAVNHEAGKYGFHVHYALKANFNDRLLKLVQAKNLGADCVSGNEVLKALETGFDASKIVFAGVGKSDSEIDIALENEIFSFNVESIQELEVINQLASEKKKIARVALRINPNVDAQTHHYITTGLDENKFGIKVWELEDCITTLKELSSVKLIGIHFHVGSQITDLKVFRSLCVKVNELNNWFEERGHYLDVLNVGGGLGIDYHDPDKNSIPNFAAYFETFDQFLERKPNQEVHFELGRAIVAQCGSLISKVLYVKKGIKKNFIILDAGMTELMRPALYQAYHKVQQLSGNGNRERINYDVVGPICESSDCFAKEVPLFETKRGDLIAIRSAGAYGEVMSSRYNLRDEIRYVFSNDN, from the coding sequence ATGCTTGATAACAACTTGATTAAAGTGTTTGAAAAACAACAAACTCCTTTCTACTATTATGATGTGGATTTACTGGAAAGAACATTGGACGCAGTAAATCACGAAGCTGGTAAATACGGCTTTCATGTACATTATGCTCTTAAAGCGAACTTCAATGATAGACTATTAAAACTGGTGCAAGCGAAGAATTTAGGTGCTGATTGTGTGAGTGGAAATGAAGTTCTAAAGGCCTTGGAAACAGGATTTGATGCAAGTAAAATTGTATTCGCAGGTGTTGGAAAATCTGACAGTGAAATAGACATTGCTCTCGAAAATGAAATCTTTTCCTTTAATGTGGAGTCGATCCAAGAATTGGAAGTAATAAACCAACTTGCATCGGAAAAAAAGAAAATTGCTAGGGTTGCTTTAAGAATCAACCCAAACGTAGATGCCCAAACTCACCATTATATTACAACAGGGCTTGATGAGAATAAGTTTGGTATTAAGGTGTGGGAGTTAGAAGATTGTATTACAACATTAAAAGAGCTTTCTTCCGTAAAACTCATTGGCATCCATTTTCACGTTGGTTCACAAATTACCGATCTGAAAGTATTCAGGAGCCTGTGTGTCAAAGTCAATGAGCTCAATAATTGGTTCGAAGAAAGAGGACACTATCTGGATGTTCTGAATGTAGGAGGGGGGCTAGGAATAGACTACCATGATCCTGATAAAAACAGTATCCCCAACTTTGCCGCATATTTTGAAACCTTTGATCAATTCCTAGAACGGAAACCAAATCAGGAAGTTCATTTTGAATTGGGAAGAGCCATTGTTGCGCAATGTGGTAGCTTAATTAGTAAGGTGCTCTACGTTAAGAAAGGAATCAAAAAGAATTTTATTATTCTGGATGCGGGAATGACCGAGTTGATGCGGCCGGCATTGTATCAAGCCTACCATAAAGTTCAGCAACTTTCTGGCAATGGCAATAGGGAACGAATTAACTATGATGTAGTGGGGCCAATATGCGAAAGCTCAGACTGCTTCGCTAAGGAAGTCCCATTATTTGAAACTAAACGAGGAGATCTGATTGCAATCCGATCAGCGGGAGCTTACGGAGAGGTGATGTCATCGAGATATAATTTGCGAGATGAAATCCGTTATGTGTTCAGCAACGACAATTAG
- a CDS encoding aspartate kinase yields MKILKFGGTSVGSAERMKSLYTIAKENKRQIIVLSAVSGTTNALVAIGEDFQQGKKEEAGEKIKALRKTYDQYLNDLFSTEEGLRNGTELVDYHFNLINSFNGKLYTPIEDKIILAQGELISTTLFHFYLNEQGIKSALLPALDFMKIDEDNEPVIDHIRTNLNTLLEKEEDCDLFITQGFICRNSFGEIDNLRRGGSDYTASLIGSAIQAEEIQIWTDIDGMHNNDPRLVSGTKPIAHLSFNEAAELAYFGAKILHPQSVFPAQKYNVPVKLLNTMDPKAPGTEISSDGAIKKGVRAIAAKDGITAIRIHSSRMLLAYGFLRKVFEIFERYKTPIDMITTSEVAISLTIDQTKYLEEIKKELKDFGSVEIDFDQTIICVVGDFSLETHGFASRVLDAVKHLPVRMISYGGSDYNISILLRTEDKHEALKSLHNRLF; encoded by the coding sequence ATGAAAATATTAAAATTTGGTGGAACATCTGTAGGTTCCGCCGAACGAATGAAATCGCTGTATACCATAGCGAAAGAAAATAAAAGACAAATTATTGTGCTATCAGCAGTGTCTGGCACAACGAACGCTTTAGTGGCAATAGGAGAAGATTTTCAGCAAGGAAAAAAGGAAGAGGCTGGCGAAAAGATTAAAGCGCTTCGAAAAACATATGATCAATACTTGAACGATCTGTTTTCAACCGAAGAAGGGTTACGAAATGGAACAGAATTAGTTGACTATCACTTTAATCTTATTAATTCATTTAACGGGAAACTATATACACCTATTGAAGATAAGATTATCCTCGCGCAAGGAGAGTTAATATCCACAACATTATTCCATTTTTATCTAAATGAGCAGGGTATTAAATCTGCTCTTCTACCAGCGCTGGATTTTATGAAAATCGACGAGGATAATGAACCGGTCATTGATCATATCCGAACGAATTTAAATACGCTGTTGGAGAAAGAAGAAGATTGCGACCTCTTTATTACACAAGGTTTTATTTGTCGTAACTCATTTGGTGAAATAGATAACCTGAGAAGAGGAGGAAGTGATTATACGGCTTCACTGATTGGCTCTGCAATCCAAGCGGAAGAGATTCAGATCTGGACGGACATTGACGGCATGCACAACAATGATCCAAGATTGGTTTCGGGGACAAAGCCCATTGCACACCTTTCTTTCAATGAAGCAGCTGAATTAGCCTATTTTGGTGCAAAAATTCTGCATCCACAAAGTGTTTTTCCTGCGCAGAAATACAATGTTCCGGTAAAATTGCTTAATACGATGGACCCGAAAGCTCCTGGAACAGAAATTAGTTCTGACGGGGCAATAAAAAAGGGTGTGCGTGCAATTGCCGCTAAAGATGGTATTACAGCAATCAGAATTCACTCATCCAGAATGCTGTTGGCTTATGGTTTCCTACGAAAAGTATTCGAGATTTTTGAGCGATATAAAACCCCTATCGACATGATCACGACCTCGGAGGTGGCCATCTCATTAACTATCGATCAAACAAAATATCTAGAGGAAATAAAAAAGGAATTAAAGGATTTCGGTAGTGTAGAAATCGACTTTGATCAAACGATTATATGTGTGGTGGGTGATTTTAGTCTCGAAACACACGGTTTTGCGTCACGTGTACTAGATGCTGTTAAACATCTTCCCGTTCGGATGATATCTTACGGAGGAAGCGACTATAACATATCGATTCTTCTCAGAACAGAAGACAAACATGAAGCGCTGAAATCATTGCATAATCGTTTATTTTAA
- a CDS encoding D-2-hydroxyacid dehydrogenase, which yields MRILANDGIDKVGQEMLERAGFVVDTTHIPQEELFEKLPAYDVVTVRSATKIRKDLIDACPNLKIIARGGVGMDNIDVEYAREKGIAVINTPAASSISVAELVFGHFFSGVRFLYDAQRKMVTEGDSNFAGLKKAYAKGSELRGKTLGVIGFGRIGHETAKIGVSLGMNVLVVDTYEINPTVTISFFNGQSLDLQVTQVSLDELLASADFISLHVPFLGKALIGNEEFAKMKDGAGIVNASRGGVIDENALLENLNNGKIAFAGLDVFDNEPTPKASLLRHPRVSLSPHIGAATNEAQKRVGEELATLIIQELTVTE from the coding sequence ATGAGAATATTAGCGAATGATGGTATCGATAAAGTTGGGCAAGAAATGCTTGAAAGAGCAGGTTTTGTTGTCGATACCACACATATTCCGCAAGAGGAATTATTTGAAAAATTACCTGCATACGATGTTGTAACTGTACGTAGTGCAACAAAAATCAGGAAAGACTTAATAGATGCTTGTCCGAACCTGAAAATCATCGCACGCGGTGGAGTGGGGATGGACAATATTGACGTTGAATATGCACGAGAGAAAGGGATCGCTGTGATCAACACCCCTGCCGCTTCTTCCATTTCGGTGGCTGAACTAGTTTTTGGGCACTTTTTCAGCGGCGTGCGGTTTCTTTATGACGCGCAGCGAAAAATGGTGACGGAAGGAGATTCTAATTTTGCTGGATTGAAAAAAGCTTATGCTAAGGGCAGTGAACTTCGCGGTAAAACACTCGGGGTCATTGGTTTTGGACGAATTGGACATGAAACTGCAAAAATCGGAGTGAGTCTCGGCATGAATGTACTCGTGGTTGATACTTACGAAATCAATCCTACGGTTACCATTTCTTTCTTCAATGGACAGTCTTTAGATCTTCAGGTAACTCAAGTAAGTTTGGATGAGCTATTGGCGTCTGCAGACTTTATTAGCTTGCATGTACCTTTTCTCGGAAAAGCATTAATAGGTAATGAAGAGTTTGCTAAAATGAAAGATGGAGCGGGGATTGTAAATGCCTCAAGGGGAGGTGTGATCGATGAAAACGCTTTGCTTGAAAACCTTAACAATGGAAAGATCGCATTTGCTGGGCTTGATGTCTTTGATAATGAGCCTACGCCGAAAGCTAGCTTACTAAGGCATCCAAGGGTGTCTTTATCACCGCATATAGGTGCAGCTACGAATGAAGCTCAAAAACGAGTGGGAGAGGAGCTTGCTACCTTGATCATTCAAGAGCTTACGGTCACGGAATAA
- the serC gene encoding 3-phosphoserine/phosphohydroxythreonine transaminase yields the protein MKHNFGAGPCILPQEVFKQASEAVLDFNDTGLSILEISHRSKEFEAVVFETESLIRDLLSVPSNYSILFLQGGARQQFAMAPMNLLRDGEKMAYLDTGSWASNAIKEARNFGEVEVVASGKENNYTSIPKEYDIPHDAAYFHYTSNNTIFGTELFDVPSSPIPIVCDMSSDILSRKIDVSQYGLIYAGAQKNIGPAGLTIVIVNNDLLGNTGKTLPAIFDYQSHIKAKSMYNTPPVFSIYVAMLNLRWLRLKGGIEEIERENIAKARKLYEEIDRNSLFKGPAALEDRSRMNVAFTMQDPSLESDFLALATERDLVALKGHRSVGGFRASLYNALPLSSVHLLVDVMQEFEEKVNK from the coding sequence ATGAAACATAATTTTGGTGCCGGACCGTGTATCCTTCCACAAGAGGTCTTCAAACAGGCTTCTGAGGCTGTCCTTGATTTTAATGATACAGGCTTATCTATTTTGGAGATTTCCCATCGTTCGAAGGAGTTTGAAGCCGTTGTGTTTGAGACAGAATCTTTGATCCGGGATCTGTTGTCCGTGCCGAGTAATTATTCTATTCTTTTTCTACAAGGAGGTGCACGCCAGCAGTTTGCGATGGCTCCGATGAACCTGTTAAGGGATGGGGAGAAAATGGCTTATCTTGATACAGGAAGTTGGGCCAGTAATGCCATTAAGGAGGCTCGGAATTTTGGTGAAGTAGAAGTTGTTGCATCGGGAAAAGAAAACAACTATACCAGTATTCCGAAAGAATATGATATCCCACATGATGCAGCTTATTTCCACTACACGTCAAACAATACGATTTTCGGCACAGAATTGTTTGATGTTCCTTCTTCACCGATCCCAATTGTGTGTGACATGTCATCTGATATCTTAAGTCGAAAAATTGATGTTTCTCAGTACGGGCTGATTTATGCAGGTGCGCAAAAAAACATTGGTCCGGCAGGACTGACAATCGTGATTGTTAATAACGACTTATTGGGTAACACGGGTAAAACATTACCTGCGATATTTGATTATCAATCTCACATTAAAGCGAAGTCAATGTACAATACTCCGCCAGTGTTCTCTATCTATGTTGCGATGTTGAATTTGAGATGGTTGAGACTTAAAGGTGGGATCGAAGAAATTGAACGTGAAAATATTGCAAAAGCAAGAAAGCTCTATGAAGAAATAGACCGGAACTCACTCTTTAAAGGCCCGGCGGCGCTTGAAGACAGATCGAGGATGAACGTTGCCTTTACGATGCAGGATCCAAGCTTAGAAAGTGACTTCTTAGCTTTGGCAACGGAGCGTGACCTGGTTGCATTAAAAGGACATAGAAGTGTTGGTGGATTTAGAGCATCGCTCTACAATGCTCTTCCATTATCGAGTGTGCATCTGCTCGTTGATGTCATGCAAGAGTTTGAAGAGAAAGTTAATAAATAA